The following are encoded in a window of Arthrobacter sp. NicSoilB4 genomic DNA:
- the tsaE gene encoding tRNA (adenosine(37)-N6)-threonylcarbamoyltransferase complex ATPase subunit type 1 TsaE translates to MSAAAWERTLNVRTADETHALAAGLGAQLRTGDLLVLTGELGAGKTTFTQGLGEGLGVRAGIISPTFVLVRIHPNLPDGPRPGGPDLVHVDAYRLGSASEIDDIDLENTMDSAVTVVEWGRGRVEHLSDSRLEVDLLRSLGGGIHSTEAHATEKTHQVEAAEDPEVLDFDTDDDDEPRTIVIRGFGPRWMDPPALPAPARNDTLPHPLEEN, encoded by the coding sequence GTGAGCGCTGCGGCCTGGGAACGGACCCTGAACGTCCGGACCGCGGATGAAACCCATGCCCTTGCGGCGGGCCTCGGCGCCCAGCTCCGGACCGGGGACCTGCTGGTCCTGACCGGCGAACTGGGGGCGGGAAAAACCACCTTCACCCAGGGCCTCGGGGAGGGCCTGGGCGTCCGGGCCGGCATCATCTCGCCGACGTTCGTGCTGGTCCGCATCCACCCGAACCTGCCCGACGGTCCCCGGCCGGGCGGCCCGGACCTGGTGCATGTGGACGCGTACAGGCTGGGCTCGGCCTCGGAAATCGACGATATCGACCTCGAAAACACCATGGACAGCGCCGTGACAGTGGTGGAATGGGGCCGAGGCCGGGTGGAGCACCTGAGCGACAGCAGGCTAGAGGTGGACCTGCTCCGCAGCCTGGGCGGCGGCATCCACAGCACGGAAGCCCACGCCACGGAAAAAACCCACCAGGTGGAGGCCGCCGAGGACCCCGAAGTGCTCGATTTCGACACCGACGACGACGACGAACCGCGCACGATTGTGATCCGCGGCTTCGGTCCGCGCTGGATGGACCCGCCCGCCCTCCCTGCGCCCGCCCGGAATGACACCCTGCCTCACCCCCTGGAAGAGAACTGA
- the alr gene encoding alanine racemase: protein MTYPAATGDFRPVPEAPPAFAEERSAVIDLEAVRHNVRRLAAVASPAQVMAVVKADAYGHGAVPVARAALAAGANWLGTAHISEALALRAAGIEAPLLAWLHTPESNFAAAVAAGIDIGCSGWELERIVSAAREQERPARVHLKVDTGLGRNGATLDAWDGLVGEAMEYQDQGLLRVVGVFSHLAVADEPERPETDEQLVAFREALAIAQDAGVDPEVRHLANTPATLSRPDTHFDLVRVGLGLYGLSPFEGQSSEELGLRPAMTVRTVVSHCKDVPAGQGVSYGLNYRTGGTSTLGLIPLGYADGVPRIATGGPVRVDGVTYPVVGRIAMDQMVIDLGPLNVSAGGRSVLGAEAVMFGNGDDGGPTAEDWARAAGTNNYEIVTRISPRVPRRYINEEPPSDELRP, encoded by the coding sequence GTGACTTACCCAGCAGCAACAGGTGACTTCCGGCCCGTCCCGGAGGCCCCGCCAGCCTTCGCCGAGGAACGCTCGGCCGTAATCGACCTCGAAGCCGTCCGGCACAATGTCCGCCGTCTGGCGGCCGTCGCGTCGCCGGCCCAGGTGATGGCAGTGGTCAAGGCCGACGCCTACGGCCACGGCGCCGTACCCGTGGCCCGTGCCGCGCTCGCCGCCGGCGCCAACTGGCTGGGCACCGCCCACATCTCCGAGGCCCTGGCCTTGCGTGCCGCCGGCATCGAGGCGCCCCTGCTGGCCTGGCTGCACACCCCGGAAAGCAACTTCGCGGCCGCCGTGGCTGCCGGGATTGACATAGGCTGCTCCGGCTGGGAACTGGAACGCATCGTGTCGGCCGCCCGCGAGCAGGAACGGCCTGCCCGTGTGCACCTCAAAGTGGACACCGGTCTTGGCCGCAACGGCGCCACCCTGGATGCCTGGGACGGCCTCGTCGGCGAAGCCATGGAGTACCAGGACCAGGGCCTGCTGCGGGTTGTGGGGGTCTTCTCGCACCTGGCCGTCGCGGACGAACCCGAGCGCCCGGAAACCGACGAGCAGCTGGTGGCCTTCCGCGAAGCCCTCGCCATCGCCCAGGACGCAGGTGTGGACCCCGAGGTGCGGCACCTCGCCAACACCCCGGCCACCCTTTCCCGGCCCGACACCCACTTCGACCTGGTCCGCGTGGGCTTGGGCCTTTACGGGCTGTCGCCGTTTGAGGGGCAGAGTTCGGAGGAGCTGGGCCTGCGTCCGGCCATGACGGTCCGCACCGTTGTTTCGCACTGCAAGGACGTCCCCGCCGGCCAGGGCGTCTCCTACGGGCTGAATTACCGCACAGGCGGCACCAGTACGCTGGGGCTGATCCCGCTGGGCTACGCCGACGGCGTCCCGCGGATCGCCACCGGAGGACCGGTCCGCGTGGACGGCGTGACCTACCCCGTCGTGGGCCGCATCGCGATGGATCAGATGGTGATCGACCTCGGCCCGCTCAATGTTTCGGCCGGGGGGCGCAGCGTCCTCGGCGCCGAGGCCGTAATGTTTGGCAACGGCGACGACGGCGGGCCCACCGCAGAGGACTGGGCGAGGGCAGCGGGAACCAACAACTACGAGATCGTCACGCGGATCAGCCCCAGGGTGCCGCGCCGCTACATCAATGAAGAACCGCCAAGCGACGAGCTCCGGCCGTGA
- a CDS encoding PfkB family carbohydrate kinase: MDAMPTRRFDPLSAVRTPTADGFDLLLTGTVFQDIIFTGLPHAPVAGTEIWSDGMGSCPGGVANQAIAAARLGLRTGLAAAFGDDGYGDYNWKILAGQEHVDLSLSRRVPGWHSPVTVSLSVEHDRSMVTHGHPAPVSSSDLVGCPPPSLAAVAELGEELEPWAIDAYKAGVRLFGDVGWDPTGVWSSTRLDNLQYFHAFMPNQHEAMSFTGNDNPWAALYALADKVPVAVVTLGAQGAMAVDSETGEEEWVPSLPVSAYDPTGAGDCFGAAFIVGCLAGWPLGDRLRFANLCAALAVQEVGGSLAAPGWGDIADWWQRANARKERQSSQWLRRYSFLEDIVRDVPPEAQRRATATIAHLSDA; encoded by the coding sequence ATGGACGCGATGCCGACGCGGCGTTTTGACCCGCTTTCCGCCGTCCGGACCCCGACGGCGGATGGTTTCGACCTGCTGCTGACCGGGACCGTCTTCCAGGACATCATCTTTACCGGGCTGCCGCACGCGCCGGTCGCGGGGACGGAGATCTGGAGCGACGGGATGGGCAGCTGCCCCGGCGGCGTTGCCAACCAAGCCATTGCAGCGGCCCGGCTCGGGCTCAGGACCGGGCTGGCGGCCGCGTTCGGCGACGACGGCTACGGCGACTACAACTGGAAGATCCTGGCGGGGCAGGAACACGTGGACCTGTCGCTGTCCCGGCGTGTGCCGGGCTGGCACTCGCCGGTCACGGTTTCCCTCAGCGTGGAGCATGACCGGTCCATGGTGACGCACGGCCACCCGGCTCCGGTGAGTTCCAGCGACCTGGTCGGCTGCCCTCCGCCGTCGCTCGCCGCCGTCGCCGAACTCGGTGAGGAGCTCGAACCGTGGGCGATCGACGCGTACAAGGCCGGGGTCCGGCTGTTCGGCGACGTCGGCTGGGATCCCACCGGCGTCTGGTCCTCCACCCGGCTGGACAACCTGCAGTACTTCCACGCCTTCATGCCGAACCAGCACGAGGCGATGTCCTTCACCGGGAATGACAATCCGTGGGCGGCGCTCTACGCCCTGGCGGACAAGGTGCCGGTCGCTGTTGTGACCCTTGGGGCTCAGGGGGCGATGGCTGTGGACTCCGAAACGGGTGAAGAGGAGTGGGTTCCGTCGCTGCCGGTGTCCGCCTACGATCCGACCGGGGCGGGCGACTGTTTCGGCGCGGCCTTCATCGTCGGCTGTCTGGCCGGGTGGCCGCTCGGCGACCGGCTGCGGTTCGCCAATCTCTGTGCGGCCCTGGCCGTGCAGGAGGTCGGCGGTTCGCTGGCCGCACCCGGCTGGGGGGACATCGCCGACTGGTGGCAGCGGGCCAACGCCCGCAAGGAACGGCAGAGCAGCCAGTGGCTTCGGCGCTACAGCTTCCTCGAGGACATCGTCCGCGATGTTCCGCCGGAAGCGCAGCGGCGGGCGACGGCGACGATTGCGCACCTTTCGGACGCGTAG
- a CDS encoding 6-phospho-beta-glucosidase, giving the protein MRLMIAGGGGFRVPLVYRALCAGPFAGLVRELVLYDVDPGRLTAINAVLAAFAAQQPPGAALPAVRATTSLPEALTGTDLVFAAIRPGGTAGRTADERVALDLGLLGQETTGAGGISYALRSIPRMLELADQMRHHCPDAWLLNFTNPAGMVTEALVPILGRKVVGICDSASGLVHRAAHAAGVELPEGRLDGVGYYGLNHLGWLYRLESGGRDVLPRLLADAGALAGFEEGRLFPQPFLADLGCLPNEYLYYYYETERALAGIRSSPATRGESIDRQQTGLYPRLAAAGPEAYRLWDAARRSREEGYLAEARPAGERRDETDLAGGGYERVALAVMRAISGGGPAELILNTPNTTGGAERGAAAAAIPGLPPDAVVEVPCRVTPDGVVPLRQDRPAPAQLALLRQVKDVERLVVTATGRTAGTTGPGRREAALAAFAGHPLVGSGDLAGKLLAGYESAFPELQGLFRD; this is encoded by the coding sequence ATGCGGCTGATGATTGCCGGAGGCGGCGGATTCCGGGTACCGCTGGTCTACCGGGCGCTCTGCGCGGGGCCCTTCGCCGGGCTGGTCCGGGAACTGGTGCTGTACGACGTCGATCCCGGCCGGCTCACCGCCATCAACGCCGTCCTCGCCGCCTTCGCGGCGCAGCAACCGCCCGGCGCCGCCCTTCCCGCGGTCCGGGCAACCACTTCCCTGCCCGAGGCGCTCACCGGCACGGACCTGGTCTTCGCGGCGATCCGCCCCGGCGGGACAGCCGGCCGCACCGCCGATGAGCGGGTGGCCCTGGACCTGGGGCTCCTGGGCCAGGAGACCACGGGAGCGGGCGGCATCTCCTACGCGCTGCGGTCCATCCCCCGCATGCTCGAACTCGCAGACCAGATGCGGCACCATTGCCCGGACGCGTGGCTGCTGAACTTCACCAACCCCGCCGGTATGGTCACGGAAGCGCTGGTCCCCATACTCGGACGCAAGGTGGTCGGCATCTGCGATTCGGCCAGCGGGCTGGTGCACCGGGCGGCGCACGCGGCCGGCGTCGAGCTTCCAGAGGGCCGGCTCGACGGCGTGGGCTACTACGGGCTGAACCATCTCGGCTGGCTGTACCGGCTGGAGTCCGGCGGCCGGGACGTGCTGCCCCGGCTGCTGGCCGACGCCGGAGCTTTGGCCGGCTTCGAGGAGGGCCGGCTCTTTCCGCAACCCTTTCTGGCGGACCTCGGGTGCCTGCCCAACGAATACCTCTATTACTACTACGAGACCGAGCGTGCCCTGGCCGGCATCCGTTCCTCCCCCGCCACCCGCGGCGAGTCCATCGACCGGCAGCAGACCGGGCTGTATCCGCGGCTCGCGGCGGCCGGCCCGGAGGCTTACCGGTTGTGGGACGCCGCACGCCGGTCCCGCGAAGAGGGCTACCTCGCCGAGGCCCGCCCGGCTGGCGAGCGCCGGGATGAGACGGACCTGGCCGGGGGCGGCTACGAACGCGTTGCCCTCGCCGTCATGCGCGCCATCTCCGGCGGCGGTCCGGCGGAGCTGATCCTGAACACCCCCAACACCACCGGCGGCGCCGAACGAGGCGCCGCGGCGGCGGCCATTCCGGGACTGCCGCCGGACGCCGTCGTGGAGGTTCCCTGCCGGGTGACACCCGACGGCGTCGTGCCCCTGCGGCAGGATCGTCCGGCACCGGCGCAGCTGGCCCTGCTCCGGCAGGTAAAGGACGTCGAACGGCTGGTCGTCACGGCCACCGGCCGCACTGCCGGGACCACCGGGCCGGGCCGCCGGGAAGCGGCGCTGGCGGCGTTCGCCGGGCACCCGCTGGTCGGTTCCGGGGACCTCGCCGGAAAACTGCTGGCCGGTTACGAGTCCGCGTTCCCGGAACTGCAGGGGCTCTTCCGGGACTGA
- a CDS encoding GNAT family N-acetyltransferase, whose amino-acid sequence MSTSDKTASAAPGWEIRPAAGADWPAIWAILEPVIRAGETFTWDRDTTEHQARERWFKQAPGQTFVAVGRGELDGVVLGTGELHANQGGGGSHVANAGYMVHPAHGGKGLARALCAYSLDAARAAGFRAMQFNAVVESNVRAVAAWQSMGFDVLATIPEAFLHPRLGYVGLHLMYRKL is encoded by the coding sequence GTGAGCACAAGCGACAAGACAGCATCCGCCGCCCCCGGCTGGGAAATCCGGCCGGCCGCCGGCGCGGATTGGCCCGCGATCTGGGCGATCCTCGAGCCCGTCATCAGGGCCGGGGAGACCTTCACCTGGGACCGGGACACCACCGAGCACCAGGCCCGCGAACGGTGGTTCAAGCAGGCTCCAGGCCAGACCTTCGTCGCGGTGGGGCGGGGGGAGCTCGACGGCGTCGTCCTGGGCACCGGTGAGCTGCACGCGAACCAGGGCGGCGGCGGAAGCCACGTTGCCAATGCCGGGTACATGGTCCACCCCGCGCACGGGGGCAAGGGGCTGGCCCGCGCACTGTGCGCCTATTCCCTCGACGCGGCACGGGCCGCCGGGTTCCGCGCCATGCAGTTCAACGCCGTCGTGGAGAGCAACGTCAGGGCCGTGGCCGCCTGGCAGTCCATGGGCTTCGACGTGCTGGCCACCATCCCGGAGGCGTTCCTGCACCCGCGGCTGGGCTACGTGGGCCTGCACCTGATGTACCGCAAGCTGTAG
- the mshA gene encoding D-inositol-3-phosphate glycosyltransferase, producing MSLIRRVAFLSLHTSPMEQPGSGDAGGMNVYIRALAAALAETGVEVEIFTRSTSATQAAVEHPSPGVCVHNVLAGPPRKLPKEELPELLHSMVAEIDRIRQLQPHGRYDVIHSHYWVSGVAGLELASLWGLPLVHTMHTMAKVKNLLLVSGEQPEPRRREDGEQRIVDGATRLIANTGTEAAELVSHYNADNDHIDVAPPGVDLDIFTPAFRGRARAAHGVPPGRFHLLFAGRIQRLKGPQILIKAAALLRARRPDIDLQLTIVGAVSGSKDFDLKSLISAAGMDDVVTHHPPVSAPKLAGWYRSADVVVMPSYSESFGLVALEAQACGTPVVATKVGGLSRAIFDGRTGMLVEGHKAADWADALEALYDDPATREDMGRAAALHAQEFGWQRTAAITLESYHTALSQYFGNLTIPVGHTPSTGTIGR from the coding sequence ATGTCGCTGATCCGGCGCGTTGCCTTCCTCTCCCTGCACACCTCGCCGATGGAGCAGCCAGGTTCCGGGGACGCCGGGGGCATGAACGTGTATATCCGCGCCCTCGCAGCGGCCCTCGCCGAGACCGGCGTCGAAGTGGAGATCTTCACCCGGTCCACGTCGGCCACGCAGGCCGCCGTCGAGCATCCCTCCCCCGGAGTCTGCGTGCACAACGTCCTCGCCGGACCGCCCCGGAAGCTGCCCAAGGAAGAACTGCCCGAACTGCTGCACAGCATGGTGGCGGAAATCGACCGGATCCGGCAGCTCCAGCCGCACGGCCGGTACGACGTGATCCATTCGCACTACTGGGTTTCCGGCGTGGCCGGGCTGGAGCTCGCCAGCCTGTGGGGCCTGCCGCTCGTGCACACCATGCACACCATGGCCAAGGTGAAGAACCTCCTGCTGGTCTCCGGCGAGCAGCCTGAACCGCGGCGCCGCGAGGACGGCGAGCAACGCATTGTCGACGGCGCCACCCGGCTCATCGCCAACACCGGCACCGAGGCGGCGGAACTGGTCTCGCACTACAACGCGGACAACGACCACATCGATGTCGCCCCGCCGGGCGTGGACCTGGACATCTTCACTCCTGCCTTCCGCGGCCGTGCCCGGGCCGCCCACGGGGTACCGCCGGGCCGGTTCCACCTGCTGTTCGCCGGGCGGATCCAGCGGCTCAAGGGCCCGCAGATCCTCATCAAGGCCGCCGCCCTGCTGCGGGCACGGCGCCCGGACATCGATCTCCAGCTGACCATCGTCGGCGCGGTCAGCGGGTCCAAGGACTTCGACCTGAAGTCGCTGATCAGCGCCGCCGGAATGGACGACGTCGTCACGCACCATCCGCCCGTCAGCGCACCGAAACTCGCCGGCTGGTACCGCTCCGCCGATGTCGTGGTGATGCCCTCCTACAGCGAATCCTTCGGTCTCGTGGCGCTCGAAGCCCAGGCCTGCGGAACACCGGTGGTGGCCACCAAGGTCGGCGGGCTGTCCCGTGCCATCTTCGACGGCCGGACCGGGATGCTGGTGGAGGGCCACAAGGCCGCCGACTGGGCCGACGCCCTCGAAGCCCTGTACGACGACCCCGCGACCCGAGAGGACATGGGCCGCGCGGCGGCCCTGCACGCCCAGGAATTCGGCTGGCAGCGCACCGCCGCCATCACGCTGGAGAGCTACCACACCGCCCTGAGCCAGTATTTTGGAAACCTGACCATTCCGGTGGGCCACACGCCCTCAACCGGAACCATTGGCCGGTAA
- a CDS encoding formate--tetrahydrofolate ligase: MSETTIPGPAATAGAVPATAAAGATALSDLEIAQRATMRPIEEIAAAAGINAEALDFHGRYKAKIDPAKLAGSTAGAPPRAPGKVVLVSAMSPTPAGEGKSTTTVGLADSLARAGHKVMIALREPSLGPILGMKGGATGGGYSQVLPMDEINLHFTGDFHAVTSANNALMALVDNHIYQGNELNIDPRRMTFKRVLDMNDRSLREVVIGLGGPTQGIPRQDGFDITVASEIMAVFCLASGLADLRERLGRITFGYTYDRRPVTVAELGVQGALTMLLKDAIKPNLVQTIAGTPALVHGGPFANIAHGCNSLIATQTARSLADIVVTEAGFGADLGAEKYMDIKSRVADVAPSAVVVVATVRALKMHGGVPKDRLQELNLDALAAGVVNLQRHVRNVEKFGITPVVAINKFATDTAEELDWLLEWCAGEGVQAAVADVWGRGGGGDGGDELAAKVAAAIDAPHTFRHLYPLEMSVEDKIRTIVQEIYGADGVDFSVPALKRLAEIEKNGWSGFPVCMAKTQYSFSDDAAKLGAPKGFTVHVRDLIPKTGAGFIVALTGAVMTMPGLPKVPAAMRMDVDAEGNPVGLF; encoded by the coding sequence ATGTCTGAAACCACGATTCCCGGACCTGCCGCCACCGCCGGTGCCGTGCCCGCCACCGCTGCCGCCGGGGCAACTGCGCTGAGTGACCTGGAGATCGCTCAGCGGGCCACGATGAGGCCGATCGAGGAGATCGCCGCCGCGGCCGGAATCAACGCCGAGGCCCTCGACTTCCACGGCCGCTACAAGGCGAAAATCGATCCGGCGAAACTCGCGGGTTCGACGGCGGGCGCCCCTCCGCGGGCCCCCGGCAAGGTGGTGTTGGTCTCCGCGATGTCGCCCACGCCCGCCGGCGAAGGCAAGTCCACCACGACGGTGGGGCTGGCGGACTCCCTGGCCCGGGCCGGCCACAAGGTGATGATCGCCCTGCGCGAACCGTCGCTCGGCCCGATCCTGGGCATGAAGGGCGGGGCCACCGGCGGCGGTTACTCCCAGGTGCTGCCGATGGACGAGATCAATCTGCACTTCACCGGCGATTTCCACGCCGTCACCTCGGCGAACAACGCCCTGATGGCGCTCGTGGACAACCACATCTACCAGGGCAACGAGCTGAACATCGACCCGCGCCGGATGACCTTCAAACGGGTGCTGGACATGAACGACCGCTCGCTGCGCGAGGTCGTGATCGGCCTCGGCGGCCCGACACAGGGCATCCCGCGGCAAGACGGCTTCGACATCACCGTGGCCTCAGAAATCATGGCGGTGTTCTGCCTCGCCTCGGGCCTCGCCGACCTCCGGGAACGGCTGGGCCGGATCACGTTCGGCTACACCTACGACCGGCGGCCGGTGACCGTGGCCGAGCTGGGCGTCCAGGGCGCCCTGACTATGCTTCTCAAGGACGCCATCAAGCCGAATCTGGTGCAGACGATCGCCGGGACGCCCGCCCTGGTCCATGGCGGGCCGTTCGCCAACATCGCCCACGGGTGCAATTCCCTGATCGCTACGCAGACCGCCCGCAGCCTCGCGGACATCGTCGTCACCGAGGCCGGCTTCGGCGCGGACCTTGGCGCGGAAAAGTACATGGACATCAAATCCCGCGTCGCCGACGTCGCGCCGTCCGCCGTCGTCGTGGTGGCGACCGTCCGCGCTTTGAAGATGCACGGGGGCGTCCCGAAGGACCGGCTCCAGGAACTGAACCTGGACGCGCTGGCGGCCGGCGTCGTCAATCTTCAGCGCCATGTGCGGAACGTTGAGAAGTTCGGCATCACGCCGGTGGTGGCGATTAACAAGTTCGCCACGGACACAGCGGAGGAGCTGGACTGGCTGCTGGAGTGGTGCGCCGGGGAGGGCGTCCAGGCGGCCGTGGCCGATGTCTGGGGCCGCGGCGGGGGCGGCGACGGCGGCGACGAACTCGCGGCCAAGGTTGCGGCGGCGATCGACGCGCCGCACACCTTCCGGCACCTGTACCCGCTGGAGATGTCGGTGGAGGACAAGATCCGGACGATTGTGCAGGAGATCTACGGTGCCGACGGGGTGGATTTCTCCGTGCCGGCGCTCAAACGGCTCGCGGAAATCGAGAAAAACGGCTGGTCCGGGTTCCCCGTCTGCATGGCGAAGACGCAGTATTCCTTCAGCGACGACGCGGCCAAGCTCGGAGCGCCGAAGGGTTTCACCGTGCACGTCCGCGACCTCATCCCCAAGACCGGGGCGGGCTTCATCGTGGCCCTGACGGGTGCAGTCATGACGATGCCGGGGCTGCCCAAGGTCCCGGCCGCGATGCGCATGGACGTCGACGCCGAAGGCAACCCCGTCGGCCTCTTCTAA
- a CDS encoding DUF559 domain-containing protein — protein sequence MQYDGGHHRTREQQSHDNRRDESFNAAGWRYFKFNSDDLADDFRGAVKRVRAALRPRKRRLPYHFWRSNQGLGTKSDRATGKRRRVSAPGRRG from the coding sequence ATCCAGTACGACGGCGGCCACCACCGCACGCGCGAACAGCAGTCCCACGACAACCGCCGCGACGAATCGTTTAACGCGGCCGGCTGGCGCTACTTCAAGTTCAACTCCGACGACCTCGCAGACGACTTCCGCGGCGCGGTCAAGCGTGTCCGGGCGGCCCTTCGCCCCCGTAAACGCCGGTTGCCCTATCACTTTTGGCGGTCAAACCAGGGGTTGGGGACCAAAAGTGATAGGGCAACCGGGAAAAGAAGACGGGTTAGCGCTCCAGGTCGCCGCGGATGA
- a CDS encoding inositol-3-phosphate synthase: MSSHPIRVAIVGVGNCATSLVQGVEYYRDADPQATIPGLMHVEFGKYHVNDVQFVAAFDVDAKKVGQDLSSAILASENNTIKIADVPPTGVMVQRGPTLDGLGKYYLETIEQSPEEPVDVVQALKDAKVDVMVCYLPVGSQEAAEFYAQCAIDAGVAFVNALPVFIAGTKAWADKFTAAGVPIVGDDIKSQIGATITHRVMAKLFEDRGVTLDRTYQLNVGGNMDFKNMLERDRLESKKISKTQAVTSNVEAELAAKDVHIGPSDYVQWLDDRKWAFVRLEGRNFGDAPVSLEYKLEVWDSPNSAGVIIDAVRAAKIGLDRGIGGPLLSASSYFMKSPPEQFNDDLAREKVEAFIRGDLER, translated from the coding sequence GTGTCTTCACATCCGATTCGTGTTGCAATCGTCGGCGTAGGTAACTGTGCCACTTCGCTGGTCCAGGGCGTTGAGTACTACCGGGATGCTGATCCCCAGGCCACGATCCCGGGTCTGATGCACGTGGAGTTCGGCAAGTACCACGTCAACGACGTCCAGTTCGTTGCCGCGTTCGACGTCGACGCCAAGAAGGTCGGCCAGGACCTGTCCTCCGCCATCCTGGCCAGCGAAAACAACACCATCAAGATCGCCGACGTCCCGCCGACCGGTGTTATGGTCCAGCGCGGCCCCACCCTCGACGGGCTCGGAAAGTACTACCTCGAGACCATCGAGCAGTCCCCGGAGGAGCCTGTCGATGTCGTCCAGGCCCTCAAGGACGCCAAGGTCGACGTCATGGTCTGCTACCTGCCGGTCGGGTCGCAGGAGGCCGCGGAGTTCTACGCCCAGTGCGCGATCGACGCCGGCGTGGCCTTCGTCAACGCCCTGCCGGTCTTCATCGCCGGCACCAAGGCGTGGGCGGACAAGTTCACCGCCGCCGGTGTCCCGATCGTCGGTGATGACATCAAGAGCCAGATCGGTGCCACCATCACGCACCGCGTCATGGCCAAGCTGTTCGAGGACCGCGGCGTCACCCTGGACCGCACGTACCAGCTGAACGTCGGCGGCAACATGGACTTCAAGAACATGCTGGAACGCGACCGCCTCGAGTCCAAGAAGATCTCCAAAACGCAGGCCGTCACGTCCAACGTCGAGGCAGAACTCGCCGCCAAGGACGTCCACATCGGCCCGTCGGACTACGTCCAGTGGCTCGACGACCGCAAGTGGGCCTTCGTCCGGCTCGAGGGCCGCAACTTCGGCGACGCGCCGGTGTCGCTCGAATACAAGCTCGAAGTCTGGGATTCGCCCAACTCCGCCGGCGTGATCATCGACGCCGTCCGCGCCGCCAAGATCGGCCTGGACCGCGGAATCGGCGGCCCGCTGCTCTCGGCGTCGAGCTACTTCATGAAGTCCCCGCCGGAGCAGTTCAACGACGACCTCGCCCGCGAAAAGGTCGAGGCCTTCATCCGCGGCGACCTGGAGCGCTAA